In Rhinolophus sinicus isolate RSC01 linkage group LG18, ASM3656204v1, whole genome shotgun sequence, the sequence CTGGATTTTCTCCTGAGGTTAAAGATTTGAATGTACCTTTTCCTAATCAGTTAGAGACAGATCCATCTCTAGACATGAAAGAACAATCGACTAGGTCCTCCAGACGTAGCAGTTCTGAGTTATCCCCAGATGCTGTGGAAAAAACAGGAATGTCTTCAAATCAGAGTGTTTCTTCACCAGTACATGATACTATACCCAGAACACCCTCAAGGGAAAGTAGTTCTGCATCTTCTCCTGAACTGAAAGATGGTTTACCCAGAACCCCTTCAAGGAGAAGCAGGTCTGGGTCTTCCCCAGGACTTAGAGATGGGTCTGGGACGCCCTCAAGGCACAGCTTATCTGGGTCATCTCCTGGAATGAAAGATATACCCAGAACACCATCAAGGGGGAGAAGTGAGTGTGATTCTTCTCCAGAACCAAAAGCTTTGCCACAGACTCCAAGGCCAAGGAGTCGTTCTCCATCATCCCCAGAGCTCAACAAGTGTCTTACTCCCCAAAGAGAAAGAAGTGGCTCAGAATCATCAGTTGAACAGAAGACTGTGGCTAGGACTCCTCTTGGGCAGAGAAGTCGGTCTGGATCTTCTCAAGAACTTGATGGGAAACCCAGTGCATCCCCTCAGGAAGGGAGTGAATCAGACTCTTCTCCAGATTCTAAAGCTAAGACACGAATGCCACTTAGACAAAGGAGTCATTCTGGGTCATCTCCAGAGGTCGACAGCAAATCCCGACCTTCCCCTCGGCGTAGTAGGTCTGGCTCATCTCCTGAAGTCAAAGATAAGCCAAGAGCAGCACCCAGGGCACAGAGTGGTTCTGATTCCTCTCCTGAACCCAAGGCTCCTGTCCCTCGGGCCCTTCCCAGACGAAGCAGGTCAGGTTCATCAAGCAAAGGTAGAGGCCCTTCTCCTGAAGGAAGCAGCAGTTCTGAGTCCTCTCCAGAACACCCACCCAAATCCAGAATGGCTAGAAGAAGCTCCAGGTCATCACCGGAGCCCAAGACCAAGTCTCGCACCCCACCTCGCCGTCGCAGCTCTCGATCATCTCCTGAACTGACTAGGAAGGCCAGACTCTCCCGTAGAAGTCGCTCTGCATCATCTTCACCAGAGACCCGCTCTAGAACTCCCCCAAGACGCCGAAGAAGTCCCTCAGTGTCTTCCCCAGAGCCAGCAGAAAAGTCAAGATCCTCACGCCGGCGGCGTTCAGCTTCATCCCCACGCACTAAGACAACTTCAAGGAGAGGCCGTTCTCCTTCACCAAAGCCTCGTGGACTCCAGAGGTCCCGTTCTCGCTCAAGGAGGGAGAAAACCAGAACAACCCGACGTCGGGATAGGTCTGGATCTTCCCAGTCGACTTCTAGGAGAAGACAGCGGAGCCGGTCACGGTCTCGGGTTACTCGTAGGCGGAGGGGAGGCTCGGGTTACCACTCAAGGTCTCCTGCCCGGCAGGAGAGTTCCCGGACCTCCTCTCGACGTCGAAGAGGCCGCTCTCGGACACCACCAACCAGTCGGAAGCGTTCCCGCTCACGCACATCACCAGCTCCATGGAAACGCTCCAGGTCCAGAACACCCCTGGTCAGCCGACGTAGGTCCAGGTCTCGAACTTCACCAGTCAGTCGGAGACGATCAAGGTCTAGGACATCAGTGACTAGACGAAGATCTCGCTCGAGAGCATCCCCAGTGAGTCGAAGGCGATCCAGGTCCAGAACACCACCAGTGACCCGTCGTCGTTCAAGGTCCAGAACACCAGCTCGCCGCCGCTCCCGTTCTAGAACTCCACCAGTGACTCGCAGAAGGTCCAGATCTAGGACTCCACCAGTAACGAGGCGGCGATCTCGAAGCAGAACCTCGCCTATCAATCGCAGAAGATCGAGATCCAGAACATCCCCAGTCACCCGTAGGCGATCTCGGTCTCGCACATCTCCAGTAACTCGAAGGAGGTCCCGCTCTAGAACCTCTCCAGTGACACGCCGCCGGTCTAGGTCCCGAACACCTCTAGTTATTCGGCGCCGCTCTAGGTCTCGAACCCCACTGTTGCCACGCAAACGTTCTCGAAGTCGCTCACCACTTGCTATCCGCCGCAGGTCTAGATCCCGTACTCCACGGACCACCCGGGGCAAACGGTCCTTAACAAGATCGCCTCCAGCCATCCGCAGGCGCTCTGTATCTGGAAGTAGTTCTGATCATTCACGTTCTGCTAGTCCTCCGGCAACAAGGAATCATTCTGGTTCTCGGACACCTCCAGTGGCACTCAATAGCTCCAGAATGAGCTGCTTCAGTCGCCCTAGCATGTCACCAACTCCTCTCGACCGCTGTAGATCACCTGGAATGCTTGAACCCCTCGGCAGCTCTAGAACACCCATGTCTGTCCTGCAGCAAGCTGGTGGCTCCATGATGGATGGTCCAGGTCCCCGAATTCCTGATCACCCTAGAACATCTGTGCCAGAAAATCATGCTCAGTCTAGAATTGCACTTGCCCTGACAGCCATCAGTCTTGGCACCGCTCGGCCTCCTCCATCCATGTCTGCTGCTGGCCTTGCTGCAAGAATGTCCCAAGTTCCAGCTCCAGTGCCTCTTATGAGTCTCCGAACGGCCCCAGCTGCCAGCCTTGCCAGCAGAATTCCTGCAGCCTCTGCAGCAGCCATGAATCTGGCCAGTGCCAGGACACCTGCCATACCAACAGCAGTGAACCTGGCAGACTCGAGAACACCAGCTGCAGCAGCAATGAACTTGGCCAGCCCCAGAACAGCGGTGACACCTTCTGCTGTGAATCTTGCTGACCCTCGCACCCCTACAGCCCCAGCTGTGAACCTCGCAGGAGCCAGAACCCCAGCGGCTTTGGCAGCTTTGAGTCTCACAGGCTCTGGCACCCCCCCGAACGCTGCAAACTATCCCTCCAGCTCCAGAACACCCCAGGCTCCAACCCCTGCAAACCTGGTGGGTCCTAGATCTGCACATGCCACAGCTGCTGTGAATATTGCCAGCTCAAGAACCCCTCCAGTCTTGGCTCCTGCAAGCCTCACCAGTGCTAGAATGGCTCCAGCCTTGTCTGGTGCAAACCTCACCAGCCCTAGGGTGCCCCTCTCTGCCTATGAGCGTGTTAGTGGCAGAACCTCACCACCACTCCTTGACCGAGCCAGGTCTAGAACCCCGCCAGGAGGCCCAGGCTCCAGAACCCCACCAGCTGCCCCGAGCCAGTCGAGAATGACCTCTGAGCGggctccctctcctgcctctaGAATGGTCCAGGCTCCCTCACAGTCTGTTCTCCCTCCAACTCAGGATCGGCCTAGGTCCCCTCTGCCATCTGCTTTTTCTGACCAATCACGATCTTTGCTTGCCCAGACCACCACCCCTGTAGCAGGGTCTCAGGCCCTTTCCTCTGGGACGGTGGCAAAGGCCACATCCTCTGCTGGTGACCACAATGGCATGCtgtctggccctggccctggggtgTCACACCCTGAGGGTGGGGAACCACCTTCCTCTACGGGGGCCCAGCAGCCTTCTGCGTTGGCCACGCTGCAGTTGGCAAAGGAGCGGCGGAGCTCCTCCTCATCGTCATCCTCTAGCTCCTCCTCTTCGTCGTCGTCATCGTCATCGTCGTCGTCGTCCTCCTCTGGCTCCAGTTCTAGTGACTCGGAGGGCTCTAGCCTTCCCATTCAACCTGAGGTAGCAGTGAAGAGGTGAGAGGCTTGACTTTTAGAATTTTTCCACAGGGAAGGTTTGGGGGCTGGATGGGGGGTGGGGCCGGGAAAGCCTGTCCGGAGGTTCTTGGCTCATTGAGGAGGTATGGGGACCTTGACCGTGAAGCTGGGGGTAGAAGAgaatgctggggtgggggtgacggGGGCGGAGGGAGGACTGGGACAGAAAAGTCTCCAAAGGTTACTTCTCTAGAGGATAATGATAAGTTTTCCGTCTCTACAGAGGACAGAACTAGAGGAAATGGACTTAATTTTACAGCAGGAGGGATGGCAGTTAGACCTCAAGAGGAACTCCCTGGGCTGGAAGGATCTTCAGAGGTCATCCcatccctctccctgcctccaggcaGGACGGCCCCTTCCCCAGCCAGCCTGCAAACAGGGGCCTCCCCAAGCTGGCTCTCCAAGGAAGGAGACCACCCAGCTTCGCTTCCACACCTGAGCCCAGGGGCCATATTCCTCCATCAGGGACATTTCTTGAGGTTTAACCTTGATCCCTGGTGCTGCGGGCCCCAACCTGTTGCTTGTGTTAGCAGAGGTTGGGTCAGCTCGGGGCCACTGCTCTCCAGAGAATTCGCTTCACTGGCTCTTGGGCTCTCCGCTGGGAGAGCTCCCAGGGCCTTGCTCAGgaacccctcccccactgcccttCCTCCAGGCCAAGGAAGGTAGGGTTGGGGCTGGGGCAGCTTGTCTCCTTGTGacactcccctcctcccacagggTCCCCAGCCCGGCCCCAGCCCCAAAGGAGGCTGTTCGAGAGGGACGTCCTCAGGAACCAACTCCAGCCAAGCGGAAGAGGCGCTCtagcagctccagctccagctcctcctcctcttcttcttcctcctcctcctcctcctcttcctcttcttcatcttcctcctcttcctcctcctcttcctcctcttcctcttctacttcctcctccccctcccctgctaaGCCTGACCCTCAGGCCTTGCCCAAACCTGCAAGCCCCAAGAAGCCGAGCCCTGGCGAGCGGAGGTGAGTGCTGCCTTGCTTGAGATGGAACGGGTGGGGTGTGACCCTGGGGGGTGAGATGCCTGCTGGGTGTCTCACACGGACTTGTGGTGTCTGGCTCTCCCCACCTACACTGTTGTGCCCTGTTTTGACAAAAGGGCTGCACCATCCAAGTGGGTGCCCCAGCCCAACTTGGGGAGTCCTAGGTTCCTTCCTCTCCCGGCCTGACATGCAGCCTGGTCCCAGGTTCTAGGGAGTCTAGCTTTAAAGTCTCCCTATTGCTACTGCCAGTGCTCTGGTCTGGCCACCGTCGTCATCTCCCGACTCTGTCCACAGCCTcttccctgtctccctgcctccacgCCATTCTCTTCCACACGTAGCCAGAAGGATCTTTCTAAAACGCACATCTGGTTACTTCCCTCCACTCCACAAATCCTTCCGGGACGCCCTGTGGCCTGCAGGATAAAGCCCCATCTCTGCGGGAATGGCGTGTGAGGCTCTTCACCAACTGGCCTTGCCTGCCCTGTGTTCTCCTCTCCTGCCCGCCCCCACACAtgccctctgctccagccatacCCAGCGCCTTGCAGTCTAAGGAGAACCCCATGCCTTTggacatgctgttccttctgcctggaattccCTTGTCCGTCTGGTGAACTCCTCGTTCTGCAAGACTCCGCTCAAACAGCACCTTCAAGAAGACTACcctgccccttcccttcccttcgtCTCCCTCCCCTGGGTCCCCAGACCCATCTACTTTGGTCCCTGCGGGGCTGATTCCCACACACGGGGCTGAGCAATCCTCCCTTGGCCTTCATCACCAGACTGAGCCCCTCCAAGGGCAGGGACTGTCTTTTATCTTTGTGTCCCCCGCTGCCCCCATGCCCAACCCACTGGGGCACTCGGTGGATGGTGTGCGGGCGGATGGGTGAGTGAGCAGACAAAGGTGGGTCTGAGGCTGGCCCCGTGTGGTGAGGTTTGGTGGTCAAGACCTGGGGAGGGTGGTCCTGAGTGCTGGCAGGTGGATTTGGAAATGTGTGGCACTATGGAGACCTACTCTGCTCCCTAGGTCCCGCAGCCCCCGGAAACCAATAGACTCCCTCCGAGACTCCCGCTCCCTCAGCTACTCGCCTGTTGAGCGCCGCCGCCCCTCGCCCCAGCCCGCACCACGGGACCAGCAGAGGTAGGGCCACGGGTGTGTTCTTGCCTCCTGCCCGTAGCCAGCCTGGTCTGGCTACCATCATCTGCAAAAAGTTTTGAGATTCAGCAGTGTGATGGgttggtgtgtatatatatggtttaACATGTATCCTGTGTTGCAGCAGCAGTGAGCGGGGTTCCCGGAGAGGCCAGCGTGGGGACAGCCACTCCCCGGGCCACAAGCGCAGGAGAGAGACACCTAGCCCCTGCCCTGCGCGGCACCGCTCGTCCAGGTGCGTCCTGCGTCCTCCAGGACTGGGCCCCTCCTGAGAGCTCGGGTGGGCTGGGACCTTTGCATTGATGCCAGTCTTCTCTTGCAGGTCTCCATGAATGTTTAGTGGGGAATCACACCGTACCCCAAGTTCTGGAGCCACATGGAGTGATCCCTTTGTCCCCAACAAGGCTGCAGGAGGGGTGCCTGTCTGCCCCCCCCCAACCCTGGCAGCCTCTTGGGGGGAGGGCTCCCTTATTTCCCTCCCCcgtttttttctttgttcctgtGAAATGTTAATCTCTGTGAGTTTTTCCTGGTTCAcgttttttgggggggtttggggtgggtgggaatgAGAATGGGAGTTGCTAGTGGAGAGGAGACAGTTCAGGACTCCCCAGTTTTGAGTCAGAAAAGGCCTGGGAGGCACTATCCCCGCCCTTTACCCAAGTTCTGGGGGAATGATGGTTTGGGACTTGGGAACTTGTGTGAGGTGTTCCTGGAAAGAAGGGTCAAGAGTAAAAAATCGTTGGCCTTTACTGTCCCCCAGTAAGAttgtgctcccctccccccaactatTCTTCACCTTTCTTAAAggcattttggttttttaaaatctgtacagTAAGAGCAActttttctgtcaaataaaaatgagaaatgcagGAATTGGGTCTATATAGACTGTTTATTAGGGGTAGAGAGGGGAGCTGCCCTTCTACTGACTGCAGCCACCGGAGCGGTGGGCCCCCCTTAGAGCCCGCTCTAGAGCCCACACTGGCTCTGGCGGACACTGGCTCCTGGCCTTTGAGCAGGACAAGAGGTCCCTGCCTGGCAGCCAGTGGGGCAGTGGGGCACTGAAGGAACCTCTGTCTGCAGGGTGAGCAGGCTAGCCTGGAGCTCGAGTTCCCTTCAGTCCTCTCCCCATGGCCTGTGACGGGCAGGCTGGCATGGGAGTAAACTGCTGGGCCCGGACAGCCTGTGTGATCCAGCAGGCCAGCCTGGCAAGCAAGAGGCTGAGGAGCCTTGCGGGGAGTGGGCCCCATCCTGCTGAGGGTGGTGATGCCTGGATCAGGACAGGGTGCACAGAAAGAGGCAGCAACCAGGCGGACACCCAAATCTCTTTTATTGGAGGGGGATGGGGCACTGGAGGGTGGGCCCCAAGCCCTCTCACTGCACGGCTTGTTCATTGGCGCTGCTTCCTGAGTCCTGCGGCTTCATCACGTCAGGCAGCTCCGGTGGGCTGGAGAAGGGCTCGATGCGCAGGGCCTCAAATGCGTCATCTGGAGAGGAGACGGGGAGAGCTGGAGGGGATGGATGGCTGCCTCTAGGCTTCTAGGAGCCTCCAAgcaaacccccacccccacaaagaGTGTCCTCCACAGCCGATACCCCCCTACATCCAACTGCCTAGACCTGAGACCTGGAATGTCACCCACCTATAGACAAACCTGATCCTGTCCCACTGCCCTGGCCTGCCATCCTGGGGCCCTTTTCCTCACCCCATCTTGTTCCCTTCACATCCCTTCTCTACCAACCAGTGATCTGAAAAATCAAACCAGACTATTTTATCCCTGCTTAAGCCTTCCAATATACTCTGAATAAAATACCAACTCCTTGCCATAATGTCTCTCCAATCACTGACTCTTGTGCTCTCCATGTTTCTGTATCAAGCTTATCTGCCGCTGGGCCTGTGACTGTTGGTCTCTAGCCTGCTACTCTGACGTTCAGGGTTCAACACATCACCTCATAGAAGCCTTCCCCAGCCACCCATGTAAACGATCACTGCATCCAAAGGCCCTGTGTGTTGCCTTAACCACTAGCCAAAATGGCCATTGCTTTTGGCCAGCTGCTTGATCCACACTAGAACAGTGGCTCCAGGAAAGCCTTCCCTGTCTTGCTCCTGCTGTCACCTCAGCACAGGGAATGAAACCCACTTCATTTAGtgtttctcttgtgttttcttctacctgGGAGACGTTACCTGGCTCAGGGTTCTCGACTAGGCCCGCCAGGGAAAGGTGGCCCTATATGGTGACAAAAGTTTGGGTTGTCATAACTTGGGGTGCAAATAGCATCTGCTAGATATATGGCCATCTCTGGTAGTGGTCAGAGATGATGCTAAGAGGCCTGCAACGCACAAGACAACCGCACGTTactatccagccccaaatgtcaagtGCTGAAACTAAGACACCTTACCAGCTGAATAATTCATGTTCCAAGCCACAGATGATGAGCGACTGTTCTTGCCTTCGTCACCTTTCCCAGTCTTTGGAAGTCTGGATAATGCCTTTTAACACTTGATATGAATACTGTCATCTTCCTAACTGAAGCCAATTTTGGGGTGAGGACACAGACCTGTGTCTTGTCCTTCCACAAGCTGCACAAAGAAACAATTACCCCCAGAAGTGCGTTTTTGCCCATGGTGGAAGCTAAGAGCAGCCAGTCAGGCCACAGCACACCGTGACCCCTGCCATCTGCAAAGTAGGCCTATCAACCTACTCCAAGAGTTGCTGCAAACCTATAGGGGTGCCTTTGTTCAAGTGAGAAAGGGACACTTCCTCCAGGAGAATGGTGCCAGGCCTGGCTTAGGAAGCAGAAAAGATGAGCTTTTAGCCCTCACCTGTGCCATTCAGAAGGGCATGCCTGTACCAGCTCTGCACCTGCCTCAGCATCACTGAGGGTCAGTGGGAACCCACTGAAAGGCCCTAAGACTTCTGTTTGCTGAGCACTCAAAGGCTGGGGCCTGGGGGGTGTGGGGGCTCAAGCTGCCTGGCTGTGAGGCTGGTCCTAAGATCACACTCCTTCATGAAGACAGGAACCCCAGGCCGGAGGGCTGGGTTGTGAAGTAGCTGCTTGAAGATGGGTGCTAAGGTCTAGCACACTTATCCTTATGAAACTGAAAAGTGGCTAAGGCTGTACGCTCCCTCCTTAGCTAGAAAAACAATTCCTTGTAACTTTACCCAAGATTACCCAGCTATCCACATAGCCCCTGGGTCCACAGCTGTGAAAACACTTAgcagctgtttaaaaataaaatttaaatctctctTCTTGGGGGAAGGAGGTACACTGGAGGGAAGTACACTCCCAATCCTTGTGTTTCTAAATTTTGGGCAGGGTGGCGCATGGCTGATGAGGACACAGGCTCTGGGGCAGGCAGGGCCAAGACCTGACAGTTCCAGCAAGTGACCTTAAACTTCCCAGAAGCGGTTGACTCATCcttaaaatgggcataatacaAGTCTGGCCTCACAGAGACACTGGGAGATTAAGTGATGCACTGCAAAGACAGCATCTGGTGCGGTGTGTGGGAAGGTCCCAGCTGCCTGCATCTGAACCAGGGCTCCCCACGTGACTTCtggctagggtttccaggcgggaattcccacccgttctcaggaattttttttgctttcccgttcccgaatcctgagaaaagttggttgggaaatcgggaaaattggctcctcgaacccagtaatacccacaatggaaaataaacacactattcacaatgtatctcttagacatttttcctatttatcgctagggtttccagAGGGGAATTCTCACCCATTCTCGGGAATTTCTTTCGCTTTTctgttcccaaatcctgagaaacgttggttgggaaatcgggaaaattggctccttgaacccaggtggttggtagtatcggccgtcactttgtggaaacgattcatcatggagaacagaaaacagtttatatctcgggaacgggaaagtgaaaaattcctgagaacgggcgggaattcccgtcTGGAAACCCTGCTTCTGGCAAGTCTCAGTGTCCACATGTCCAAAATGGGGATGGCAGGGCTTACCTCCCAGAGCTATCGAGAGGATCCAATGTTACGTTAGAACCAGGTACTCAGTAATCAGTAAGTCCTCTGTGAGGTCCAAGATGGTGGTGGCAAAGGAGGAGGCTGAGCTCGCCACCTCCCATCATCAAACTCAAATACATATGTCTACAGGGAGCAATTACTCCGGTGAGACAACTGAGGGCTGAAGGAACAGCCTCTGaacaacaaatgagaaaaagaccGAACAGAGAAGGCTGGGAAGCCTCGAGGGGAAGCCACGGGAGCTGTCCGCAAGCTGTGAGCTCTCCTGGCCAGAGGACCTGGTGAGCACCACTGTTTACATCCCCCTAGGTAGGGTGGGGAGCTCTATTTGGGTGCTTCGGTCTACCTGCCAGATCACCACTCGGTGTTCCTGGCTATACTGCCCAGTCTTTTGCCTCCCAACAAGAACAAGCAAGAACAGGGCATCACCACAAAGAAAGACCTGGCCCCCTGcatgttatataattataaagggatcgatccaagaagaggatataataattgtaaatatCTACGCACCCAACACAgtagcaccaaaatatataaagtaattattaatggACACGAACATGAAGGGAGAAATccacaaaaatataataatactagGGATTTTAATGCTTCACTCACATCGATGGATAGATCATCTAGGCAGAAAACTAGTAAGTAAATGGTTTTATATGTCACATTAGACCAGATCAAATTAACAGACATTCTCAGAGCATTTCATCTAAAAACTAcagaatacttatttttttccaagtgcaTATCTTCCAGGACAGATCATATATTAGCccataaaacaagcctcaataaattaaaaaataatgaaatcataaCAAGCACCGGTTTCAACAACAATGGCaggaaactagaaatcaactacaggaagaaaactggaaaaaacaaatatgtagaGACTAAAGAACGCgctactaaacaaccaatggattAAAGAGAAACtcaaacaagaaatcaaaaactattttgaaacaaatgataatgaaaatgcaacttttcaaaattgatgggatgcagcaaaagcagtcctaagaggaacgTTCATAActatacaggcctacctcaagaaacaagaaaactcccaaataaacaatctaactccACAggtaaaggaactagaaaaaagaacaaacaaaacccaaagtaaagagaagaaaggaaatagtttagatcagagcagaaataaaatagaaatgtaaaaaaaacaatacGAAAGAGGTTTGTACCTTCccaaccaacaccacagaaacagaatcaataaagGGTACTACGCGTCGCAGCCCCTTGCCTTCGGCGGCGAGGGGCCGGGCCTGCGGGGGCGGAGCGGGAGGGTTGGGGGCCCGGGCGGCGACGTGGATTGGTGTTTGGCCAGGTGGCCAGCGGGGATCCCCCATCAGGGCGGGCAGCGCCAAGATGCCGCCTCCCGCGGGCGGACCACGAACGTGGACCGGGCCCCATTGAGGCAGGGGCTGTGGGACGCACCCCGCGCCTCTATCCTTCCTCCAGGTACCTAGCGCATCCCAGCGCGTGCAGGTTTAAAGACCCCGGGGGTTGCCCGTCCTCCGGTCTGCCCGTGGGGAGTCAGGTGACCTGGCCCTTCTCCCCACAGACCCCGTCACCCCCGCCCCTTACTCCCACCCCCCTCAGGTGCGGGGGTCGTGGTCATACCACGCGCCCCCCCCATGTCCACGCTTCCCCCCCATGTCCGTCGTGGGGCCTGGCGGGCATGCGCACAGCCACTCCGAGTCTTTAGGGAAGGTCAGAATCCCCCCAGACGCCTgtggggtggggaaaaaaaaaaaacactacaggaggcatccggatggctcagttggttgagcctgagctctcaacaaggttgccagttcaattcccacatggatggtgggctgcgccccccctacaactaagattgaaattaGGAACTggaattggagctgagctgcgccctccacaactagactgaaggacaatgactgatgataggtcctggaaacacattgttccccaatattccccaattaaaaaaaaaatactacaaacaatatatgctaacaaattcaatctagaagaaatgaataaatttctagaaatatataaccAAGACTGAaccagaaagaaacacaaaatctaaa encodes:
- the SRRM2 gene encoding serine/arginine repetitive matrix protein 2 isoform X5; translation: MYNGIGLPTPRGSGTNGYVQRNLSLVRGRRGERPDYKGEEELRRLEAALVKRPNPDILDHERKRRVELRCLELEEMMEEQGYEEQQIQEKVATFRLMLLEKDVNPGGKEETPGQRPAVTETHQLAELNEKKNERLRAAFGISDSYVDGSSFDPQRRAREAKQPAPEPPKPYSLVRESSSSRSPTPKQKKKKKKKDRGRRSESSSPRRERKKSSKKKKHRSESESKKRKHRSPTPKSKRKSKDKKRKRSRSTTPAPKSRRAHRSTSADSASSSDTSCSRSRSAAAKTHTTALTGQSPSPASGRRGDGDAPSREPSTTNTGHPSSPEPSTKQPSSPCEDKDKDKKEKSAVRPSPSPEKSTGPEPPAPTPLLAEQHGSSPQPLATTPLSQEPVNPPSEASPTRGRLPPKSPEKPPQSSSSESCPPSPQPTKVSRHASSSPESPKPTPAPGSRREISSSPASKSRSHGRAKRDKSRSHTPRRVGRSRSPTTKRGRSRSRTPTKRGHSRSRSPQWRRSRSVQRWGRSRSPQRRGRSRSPQRPGWSRSRNTQRRGRSRSARRGRSHSRSPATRGRSRSRTPARRGRSRSRTPTRRRSRSRTPNRRRSRSRTPVRRGRSRSRTPARRRSRTRSPIRRRSRSRSLARRGGRSLSRTPARRGRSRSRTPARRSGRSRSRTPARRGRSRSRTPARRGRSRSRSLARRGRSRSRSLARRGRSHSRTPQRRGRSGSSSERKNKSRASQRRSRSNSSPEMKKSRVSRRSRSLSSPRSKAKSRLSLRRSLSGSSPCPKQKSRTPLRRSRSGSSQPKAKSKTPPRQSHSSSSPQPKVKSGTPPRQGSVTSPQANEHSAAPQKESCSEMSPDPEVKSKTPLRHSCSGSSPPTVKSSTPPRRSRSGSSSPQPKVKAITSPVQSHSGSSSPSPNRVTSKIPPRQSRSESPCSNVESRLLQRQSHSRSSSPDTKVKPGTPPRQCYSGSTSPCPKVQSQTPSGHNLSGSKSPCSQEKSKDSPAQSCSGFFSLCPRVKSSTPPGESYFGTSSLQQEGQSQISPDPRCDTSSPETRQTRYESPSLQSKSQTPPKGGQSRSSSPITELAPRSPTTQDRSKLSISPRLKSGLSPEQNRSHSDSSPYPAMDCKSLLGQSRLESFPESKEKTDSLFQEDVTVSCRLRDKLSPPSVQDRPESSPVLKTTPGTPTKEICVGSSPDTKDQSSALAKPSQDEELMEGVEKSEESSNQVLSHVSPELKEMAGSNFESSLEIQEKPAVSLTLGQSQSQASLEAEVPAMASTWSGPHFSPERKELLNSPPREKSYESPLEFRNSGPFAEVNTGFSPEVKDLNVPFPNQLETDPSLDMKEQSTRSSRRSSSELSPDAVEKTGMSSNQSVSSPVHDTIPRTPSRESSSASSPELKDGLPRTPSRRSRSGSSPGLRDGSGTPSRHSLSGSSPGMKDIPRTPSRGRSECDSSPEPKALPQTPRPRSRSPSSPELNKCLTPQRERSGSESSVEQKTVARTPLGQRSRSGSSQELDGKPSASPQEGSESDSSPDSKAKTRMPLRQRSHSGSSPEVDSKSRPSPRRSRSGSSPEVKDKPRAAPRAQSGSDSSPEPKAPVPRALPRRSRSGSSSKGRGPSPEGSSSSESSPEHPPKSRMARRSSRSSPEPKTKSRTPPRRRSSRSSPELTRKARLSRRSRSASSSPETRSRTPPRRRRSPSVSSPEPAEKSRSSRRRRSASSPRTKTTSRRGRSPSPKPRGLQRSRSRSRREKTRTTRRRDRSGSSQSTSRRRQRSRSRSRVTRRRRGGSGYHSRSPARQESSRTSSRRRRGRSRTPPTSRKRSRSRTSPAPWKRSRSRTPLVSRRRSRSRTSPVSRRRSRSRTSVTRRRSRSRASPVSRRRSRSRTPPVTRRRSRSRTPARRRSRSRTPPVTRRRSRSRTPPVTRRRSRSRTSPINRRRSRSRTSPVTRRRSRSRTSPVTRRRSRSRTSPVTRRRSRSRTPLVIRRRSRSRTPLLPRKRSRSRSPLAIRRRSRSRTPRTTRGKRSLTRSPPAIRRRSVSGSSSDHSRSASPPATRNHSGSRTPPVALNSSRMSCFSRPSMSPTPLDRCRSPGMLEPLGSSRTPMSVLQQAGGSMMDGPGPRIPDHPRTSVPENHAQSRIALALTAISLGTARPPPSMSAAGLAARMSQVPAPVPLMSLRTAPAASLASRIPAASAAAMNLASARTPAIPTAVNLADSRTPAAAAMNLASPRTAVTPSAVNLADPRTPTAPAVNLAGARTPAALAALSLTGSGTPPNAANYPSSSRTPQAPTPANLVGPRSAHATAAVNIASSRTPPVLAPASLTSARMAPALSGANLTSPRVPLSAYERVSGRTSPPLLDRARSRTPPGGPGSRTPPAAPSQSRMTSERAPSPASRMVQAPSQSVLPPTQDRPRSPLPSAFSDQSRSLLAQTTTPVAGSQALSSGTVAKATSSAGDHNGMLSGPGPGVSHPEGGEPPSSTGAQQPSALATLQLAKERRSSSSSSSSSSSSSSSSSSSSSSSSSGSSSSDSEGSSLPIQPEVAVKRVPSPAPAPKEAVREGRPQEPTPAKRKRRSSSSSSSSSSSSSSSSSSSSSSSSSSSSSSSSSSSSSSTSSSPSPAKPDPQALPKPASPKKPSPGERRIKPHLCGNGV